The genomic region GCATTCAGCCGCCAACCGCCGACTGGGGTTCGATGGTGCGCGACAACGCTTCCCTCATTCAATTTGCCCAGTATGACATGACGGCGGCGTTAACGCCCCTGCTGCCTGCTGCAGCCATCGCCTTGCTGACCATTGCCGTCAACTTCGTTGTTGACTGGTTCCTGCACAAGACAAGTGGATTGCGCGATGACCACTAAGACCAAGACCGCCGGCAAGAAGACCAAGGCCAGTAAAAAGGGCGATATCCTGGTGGAGATGCGGGACATCCGCATCGACGGCTTCTCCGACGAACGCTGGCACGAAATCATCAAGGGTGTGGACCTGACCCTGCGCCGCGGCGAGGTAATGGGTCTGATCGGCGAATCGGGAGCCGGCAAATCCACCCTGGGGAAGGCCGCCATGGGCTATACCCAGCCGGGCTGCAAGCTCGTGGGCGGCTCCATAAAGTTCGACGGGATCGATCTGGTAAAAGCCAGTGAAGCTGAAAAGCGCAGGCTTTGGGGCTCCCGCATTGCCTATGTGGCGCAATCTGCAGCGGCAGCCTTCAACCCGGCACACCGGCTGATTGACCAGACGGTCGAAGCCACCATTGGCCACAATGTGCAGCCCAGTGACAAGGCCCGCTCCGACGCGATCGAGCTGTATGAAGCCCTGCAATTGCCATCGCCCGATACCATTGGCGAGCGATACCCGCACCAGGTTTCAGGCGGGCAGTTGCAGCGCGTGATGACCGCCATGGCCATGTCCCCGCGCCCGGACTTGATCATTTTCGATGAGCCGACAACCGCCCTTGATGTGACCACCCAGGTCGAGGTGTTGATGGCGATGCGCAACATCGTCGAGCAGTTCAATACGGCAGCCATCTACATCACCCACGATCTTGCGGTCGTGGCCCAGATGGCCGACTTCATCAAGGTGCTGCGGTACGGTGAGGAAGTTGAACAGGCTGAAACCCGCAAAATGCTGACAAAGCCGGAAATGCCCTACACCAAATCCCTGTGGGCGGTCCGGTCGATCGAAAAACCGGAAGATATTTCCAACGACATTGCGCTTGAGATCAAGAATGTCGATGCGGCCTATGGCGGCACGGTCAAGGTGTTGCATGATGTATCCATCAAGATACCGCGTGGCCGCACCGTTGCGGTCGTCGGCGAGTCCGGATCGGGCAAGTCGACAACAGCACGGG from Salaquimonas pukyongi harbors:
- a CDS encoding ABC transporter ATP-binding protein produces the protein MTTKTKTAGKKTKASKKGDILVEMRDIRIDGFSDERWHEIIKGVDLTLRRGEVMGLIGESGAGKSTLGKAAMGYTQPGCKLVGGSIKFDGIDLVKASEAEKRRLWGSRIAYVAQSAAAAFNPAHRLIDQTVEATIGHNVQPSDKARSDAIELYEALQLPSPDTIGERYPHQVSGGQLQRVMTAMAMSPRPDLIIFDEPTTALDVTTQVEVLMAMRNIVEQFNTAAIYITHDLAVVAQMADFIKVLRYGEEVEQAETRKMLTKPEMPYTKSLWAVRSIEKPEDISNDIALEIKNVDAAYGGTVKVLHDVSIKIPRGRTVAVVGESGSGKSTTARVITGLLPPSAGEVLFNGEPLPGALKDRNRDQLRRIQMIYQMADTAMNPRQTVGEIIGRPVEFYLGKRGKDVEKRVIELLNLIELDETFIDRLPGELSGGQKQRICIARALAAEPELIICDEVTSALDQIVQEGILKLLLRLQKEFNITYLFITHDIATVKAISDEIVVMFQGKVVEQGPKSEILSPPHPDYTELLLSSVPEMDPDWLDGLAGSRAAG